The DNA sequence TGTTCAACCTTCCATAGGGTCAGTAGCACCTAacaaatttgatgaaaatggcAATACCAATTAAAATAGTTTCCCTTAACGTGAAGGGCCTAAATTCTCCTTTTAAGAGATCCAAGACTTTTTCTCACATGAAGCAGATAAATGCAGATGTAGTCTTTGTACAAGAGACACATTTTAATAAAGAGAATCCACCACAATTCTCTTCTAAATATTACCCACATATATTTCATGCAATGGCAGCAGATAAGAAAAAAGGAGTATCTATAATGATTAGCAATAGAATATCCTTTGAACTATTATTCTGTGAATCTGACCCCGATGGAAGGTACCTACTTTTGATATGTAAATTAAGTGATGAATTATACACCTTATGTAATGTATATGCTCCAAACAcgcagcaaattaaatttttaacatCAGTATTCAACAAACTAAATATGCAAAAACAGGGGTTTACTATAATAGGAGGAGACTTTAATAATATTATAGATCAAAAAATAGATACTACATCAACCTCAATTAAGTACCATCATTCTAATACTCGAAATTATAAGAAGAAAGAAACGGATTCCCCTTTAGCTAAATTTATAACCCAATTTAATTTCTATGACACTTGGAGGATACTTAACCCCACAACTAGAGATTATACATTCTATTCACACCCGCATGGCACTTATTCAAGAATAGATCATCTCTTAGTAGATAAATTACTTTTGCAACATGTGAGAAAAGCCAAAATTGGCACCATCACATGATCGGATCATGCTCCAATAACTATTTCCATAAAtgaacctttaaataaaattccaaTAAACACATGGAGGTTAAATGaatctttattaaataaaataagtgaCAGGGATTTTTATAACAATAGTTTGAGAGATTATTTTGAGATTAATAACTCCAAGGAGACTTCATTACAGACACAATGGTGTGCTCACAAAGCTTCTGTTCGTGGACTCTTCATTCAAAAAGCAGCCtattataaaaagataaataggTTAGAAAGAGCTGAGCTAGAATCAAACCTGGCTAACctagaaacacaaaataaaataaatccctCAAAAACAAAATCTAAGGAGATACAGCAAATTAGAGAGAAGCTACTTAAACTAGATCTTTCTCGCTTTGAGTTTCATCTAAGGAAAATGGAAACTTTACAATATTATAAAGGTAATAAGGCAACAGACTATATggcacaatatttaaaaaaaaaacaacttaagtCAAAGATCAAAAATATTAAAGCAGAAAATGGTAGAATTATCTCTAACCCACTGACAATTGCTGAAGAATTTGCAAGATATTATTCTGATCTTTATAACTTAAAACTGATGACAAGGTTACACAACCTAATCCACAATATATAGATGAATATTTAGCTAGTATTGACTTACCTTGTTTAAATAATGATCAAAAAGACCTTCTAAAAGCCCCCATCACTCATCAAGAAGTAGAATATGCAATAAATACATCACCTATAAGAAAAACACCAGGTCCGGATGGATTTCCAGTAATATATTATAAAACCTTTTAAcagatacagatgcagccactttgatttgtgtgtttgacacagaataactaaacacagatatcccacttttcccatttaacacagaaaattgcgtcacagcatcccatctaattaatgcattcaccattgtgaacaatggtgctttggtatgctaatgaaaaggataaatgcattaaatgagttaagatggcTTTAggtaacacagtttcttcaattaatcctgagtcatgacgcatttaactcacaaatccaagtggcttcatctgtattagtACCAAAACTCACAGAACTATATAATAGCATATTACTAGGAGAGTACTTTCCAGATGAAATGTTACAAGCCACAATCACGGTTATTCACAAAGAAGGTAAAGATCCATCAAAGGTATCTAACTATAGGCCTATCTCTTTGCTGAACTGTGACCTTAAGTTTTATGCAAAAGTTATTTCAAACAGACTACAGGATATTGTTGGTAATATTTTAGATAAGGACCAAGtaggatttattaaaggtcggcaAGCGTCAGATAATACCAGACGTTTTATGGACATAATACATATTATTAGACAATCAAAAGTTCCTACTCTAATACTGTCTCTCGATGCTGAGAAAGCATTCGATAGAATTTATCATGCATTGATAAAAAAGGTCTTATGTAAACTTGgatgtaataatacatttttacatgcaATTTCAGTATTATACCAAAATCCTTCAGCCAGGGTAATAAATGAAGGTTTGTTCTCTCAAAAATTTTACATAACAAATGGAAcgcgacagggatgccctctttctCCATTGATTTTTAACCTAACTATAGAAATATTAGCACAAAAAATTAGAACCTCCAAAGAAATATCAGGCATACAAATTGGAGGTAAAGAACATCGTTTAGgattgtatgcagatgatataATCATAGCTTTATCACATCCTACAGAAACACTCCCAAAACTCATGTCTATATTACAAGATTTTGGAAATATCTCctactataaaataaatgaaagcaaaactCAGGCACTAATGCTAAACATCCCTATTAAAGATCAATTTTCCTTGAAACGACAATTTAAATTTGATTGGCGGAAAgattatatactttattttggCATAAAGCTGACTAAAGAACCGTCACAACTATTAAATAGTAATATTTACTCAATTTTAAATACCATTAAACAGGGTATCTTGGATTTAAAATCCTTATTTATTTCTTGGCTGGGTAGGATTGCATTGATAAAAATGATATGGCTTCCAAAGCTACTGTATGTTTTACGTACTATCCCTATCACAATTCCTTCTACTTTCTTTGTTAAACtaacaaatatatttaatcaGTTTATTTGGAATACTAAGACTCCTAGAGTGTCAACAAATATTTTACAGAGGAATAAGTCTGCAGCAGGAGTTGGAATGCCAAATGTCAAGAAATACTACATAGCCAACATAATTAACCAAGTCACAACTCTACTTTGCCTACAACCACAGACAAAATGGTCTGATATTGAAATGACTATCCTCAAGACAGAATCTTTGGAATCTATATTTTGGACAATGGAGAAATGTaaccaaaagaaaataatgaacttACCTGCAGCTCTAAAGACAGCAATAAACATCTGGAGAGATAATCGAGATAACTCTTGGTGTTCGTCTTTCCCTTCTCCATTAGCACCTATTTCAGTTTTGGAAAACTTATTAAACGTCAATCTATCCACATGGAAAAGAGAGAGTCCATTAAAACTAATAGACCTGTTCTGCCTAGAACATCTCAAAACTTTTACCTGTTTAAAGAAAGAACTAAACCTGGACAAAGCTGACTTTCATAAATACCTTATTATACGGAACTACTTTGAAACATTGATACAAGGGAGACTCAGACCGCTCTCAAATTTTGAAATCTATTTTCAATatggtaaaaacataaaaaaaggtaTAACAAAGATATACAATCTACTAAGCGAaccaaaagaaatattaaaaataccTCATATGATTAAATGGGAGCAAAGACTAAAGAAAACTTTCACAATAAAAGAATGGCAAAAGGCTATTATCAAACCCCAATTGTTTACTAAATGTGTCACACTCCAGGAGAATTATTACAAAATTCTATATAATTGGTACCTAACTCCCTCAAGGATAGCAAAAATGTATCCTGAAGCTTCAAatctatgttggagatgtaacaaAGACATAGGAGATATGCTACACATCTGGTGgaattgtaaaaatatacaaagtcTTTGGCTAGCTGCAAGATCATTAATTACAAAAGTCACTGAACAAAATATTCCATTATCTCCAGAAGCAATGCTATTAAATCTACATGACAAACTTCCTAATAAGAGCCTAGAAATGCTGACTTTCCAAATATTAAATACCTGTAAACTCCTAATAGCTAGAAACTGGAAAAAAGAGGATGTTCCAAATATACACCAAATACAACAAGAAGTAACAAATAATCTAGAATATGAAAAAGCAGTACCAAGAGGttttagagagaaaataataatacaagaagCACATAATATTTGGCTatctaagaccaaaacataaaaCCTACATTGTATTGgacctttttattatatatatatatttttttttttcctttttgttttgtctgttttgttttgttagatttatgGAAAATACTAGATACTAGAATATATGATgatactatgtatgtatttgttgaaaaaacacaataaatgataagattaaaaaaaaaaagaaaatattaaagagTAATAACCAATACTGGTGCTGTATACAATGGGCatataatattgtttataaaatattgtgAAGACATATTTCACCCCAATGCAATTCTTATACAATGTGGACATGTCAAATTGGTCTGATCCATTCACAGTTAAATTACTATTATTCTTGATTTGCAattattaaatgaattaaaaggcTTCAATCTGCAGATTACATTTCTACTGTTTTTCATCTTTTACCCAAAGCTCCACTGTGTGGTCTTATGTCGTGTTCATGCACTGAGCAAGATTTGCTAATACATTTATGTTCTTTCCTAATGTTGTAGATGAACATTGGTATGGAGTGATGCCTTTATAGTTATTGGAAATCCTGGGATCTgcattattgattttaaaaatatatacactaaATTACAATAtgtaaatttttacattttcttctttaaCGGTCATTGACGTGAGCAACATCATAGTTATCGGAGTCATTGAAGGTCACTGGAAaagggtgacttttttttttttttttttaaatactacatATCTGATCTGTGGAAAGAAATTGGTTCATATATCAACAAAACTTatgtatatttacaaatgttaataatacagtatattgactGGAAATTTAAATATACGAGTGCCCCCTAAAGGGTGTAATTTAACAACTGAGAATGCAGCACTTAGAAAATGCAAGCTGCACTAGAAATTATTGCTTGAATTTCAATGTTAAATATATgagtttatacatatatatatatattgtattatcgTTATTTATCAATCAAACCATAGTCTATATCCATACACATGTATATACCTTGCACTTATTAGTCATCAAATAAGTCAGAATTGCAAATTGCACCGTTAAATGCACTGTattaacacatatatatgtatatgtatatatatatatatatatatatatatatatttgtttatatatttttcaatttgacatCTTTGAAAAGCCCTTTATGTGGGCCAAAACATCAGATGTTAAAAATGCATctattaaatttaattaatttattttgatttCCCGCAAACTGGAGTGCGGCTTCATTTGAAGATATCTTTTTTATGCACCCACTTTCACTGAAATTTAGGATTTAGTGTGGCTGCTTGTTTCtcttaatacatatatatatatatatatatatatatatatatatatatatatatatatttatttatatatacacacacacacagtacatttttattgttctgtAATTTTTTAGCtaaattaatttaacttttactatTCCATAGgttgctgcattttttaaaaattcctaaaAGTGGTCATTGAAACAttgtttctattttctgttttgcttGAGGTAAAAAGTGTTCTTGAGAATTGTTATTATTACCAATATTTTACTTGCTGACAATTTGCGGCGCAGAAGCTCTGACACAAACCCAACAGATGCTGCTTTTAAAACATCTTACTTATGCAATACTTCCATTTGGCAATGGCCACACTGGACTGTTATTTTATCTTGAGCTAATAAATGAAGGCAGTGAAATACCCCCTATGCTTGAAAAAACACATGTTTATGCTGCACTGGCCACACTGCACTAGTCAGAATTCTTTTTGGCAACATAATCTGCCCTTTATGTTTGCACCCTGGCCAAAGGAGAGATTCCTGGAACATCCTTAGAAAAATGAAGAATGAAGTGTAGGTGTTGATTCTCTGTCTTCAGTAATATATTGACAGTAAATCAGCCCATTGTGGCAATAGATATAGACCTGCACATagcctatttatttattgcagGCTGAGGGAAGTGGTTATACTTCATAGCCTATTTACCTTGATTAGCAGCTGACCAGCCGCTTCCACTTTCTTGCTGGCAAAATCAGCATATTAATGGAGCTGGGTCATGGCATGACTGCTCTGCTGCCACTGCTCTTagcctctataaaaaaaaaaacatatgcagaGAGCAGCGTAGACAGCGCTTTGTGTGACCAAGGCCTTAGCGTCATCTTGTTGCagttgtgttttctttctttcatcaaatgcaatgtaaatttaaaattgtGTGTATGGTATACTCTAGAATTCATAgtttaataaatagttttattttttaaattaaattagttaATGCAAGAAATGCTCCTAGTTCTGTATCTCTTATTTTTGAACATTCAAATTGATCAGAAACATTGTGTAACATCTGTCAAACCAGATAAACTCACATCCCTTGAGTGCAGCAGCTTCTTTGATTCAATATAATCATATTACAATCGTTCATACGGTTTGAAACCTTACTTACATAACTTACAATGCATCTGCTTTAATTAGCTTTCTcttgaaaaaatacacaattaatataaatagtgtgtgaattatttaattgctCAAAGAActaaaaaatcaagtaaacattttacacattgtttaaaaatgtccACTGAAAACACTTGAATTACTGAAAATGTACCATTtataaattttacaaaatgaacaACAAAACAATTAGAAATCAAAAGCCATGTCAATGGCAGGGTAATCACTGCTCCAAAAGAATCCAACGTAATGTTGTTGATTGTCAGGAAACTTCTTCCTAATTAAGTCAACCATACAGGAAGGTATCGGAATTCTGTTCCCTAGTTCAAGGTAACTGTGTGCCCATGTTGAGAAGGCCTGGTAAGATGCCTTTCTGAGgatccttataaaaaaaaaaataatgactatAATATACATTGATAAAATGACTAGATGCTTTAGATTATATAGTGATACATTTCCTTaaatacattacttataatacaTTTGGAGCCAAACATAAGTTCTAAACTAACCCCCATCCTAAGCCCCCTCAACCTGCCTCCATTGCCCCCTCCAAGCACCCTCCCTGCAGAGTTGCACAGCCGAATTCCCAGACAATATCTTCCCCTGTCTTTGCATTCTCTTCTTTCAGTTCACTGATATGGATACATCTTGCAGAATATGCTCAATCACACAACATCTGACTGAGCATATTCCAGAAAGATCAGTATTGGAGAACAGACAGAAAGGAATGCAAACAAAGGGGAACATGGCATAGCAATTAGATTAGGCATATTCTGGCCTGTCAGGATAGGGCTATGCCATAGTCAACCACTTTCAAACTAGTTTTTTGGTAAGAGAGCACAATCTCTCTAAACAGAAATTCAATATGGGTTTATGGTTTTTAATAGCTTGAATACAAATGATTCTCCTCACCACAACAGCTTCAGGCTGGCAGAGTGTACACTCTAGATGTGGAAAACTATTGTCCTGTTTTAAAGAGCACATCTGTAAATAGGGGATGGTATAcactttttaatttgaaattttaaagtttaataaaaatgtatgcttttttttttttagttttgtgtaTTTCACATTTGTTCAAAAGGATCACATTGTTCCTTTCGCCTGTGCTACATTGATATGCAGGCCCATTGTAATTATCAGCATGGCTCACTGCTGTCACATTCTCTTatctccctttaaaaaaaattgaagaaaaaaaaagaatacatgcaagcaaagttttttttaataaaacaagagGCAGCCAAATTAATCCTTCAATTGTCAAATTTGCCATACTTCAGCCGCTTGTCATGATCAAAACTGAATAGGATTCCCTACCTGTTGTGCAATGTGCAGGCCTGTAGTGTTCTGCACATATAGGTTAAAACATAGCAACACTTCACTTAGGAATATAGAAAAACATATGCCCCCCTGCTCAGTAGCAAAGTACAAAGGCCAGATAGTATAAAGTCCTGGAGTATAAAATGGGTAATTTTAAATGCTTTGGGGGTGTCAGATTGTTATAAACATTGTTGTGATATGTCATTACACTATAATACACTATTCATTAATCATCTTTATTAAAATTACCGGTTTCGATCACGACTATATGCTGCTCTTGAGTAACGGCAGCTGCATCTTATGAAATCCAGTCGATTTTCTTCCATGCACATATCCAACATATCATCCACAGTGGTTATGCAAATGACATCACCTTCAAAATAATGTGCTACGTCCTGGATTTCCGTGCAGCAGCAGGACTCATCTCTGGTTGGCATAGGAATGCACTTTCCACATTTACACCATGCTGTGTTTCCCATTCTCTCATCTGGAGGTGTATTTT is a window from the Xenopus laevis strain J_2021 chromosome 6L, Xenopus_laevis_v10.1, whole genome shotgun sequence genome containing:
- the LOC108718932 gene encoding P2X purinoceptor 7-like, which translates into the protein MGNTAWCKCGKCIPMPTRDESCCCTEIQDVAHYFEGDVICITTVDDMLDMCMEENRLDFIRCSCRYSRAAYSRDRNRILRKASYQAFSTWAHSYLELGNRIPIPSCMVDLIRKKFPDNQQHYVGFFWSSDYPAIDMAFDF